A region from the Cryptococcus gattii WM276 chromosome H, complete sequence genome encodes:
- a CDS encoding uncharacterized protein (Similar to TIGR gene model, INSD accession AAW45590.1) gives MPISKQFVRIAPLKATFTHTRFHLALRTVDHPVVYHRLLLFRINKPDASLVEGGGYVIGQVSTGPSSWRAPELYCMEETCPHLGAPLSHAEIEDIEDTRAIVCPWHQYDFDLKDGSSSTGLQACTYEVKVQGIEDEAEVWVEAPHTESSETGADRQWELVEMRGVSEEFLDPPIPSLASLPVSEHCPPSSLPPHLSHTALTLPGPLPTSLLSFAHLILRTSDPQLKCLLTREAVTCLRAGQLKCIRPTKGEIKKERENGGLVDEPPREVEIIAAGKTPRRGKGGSEKSRILMLHALANIEQYAIDLAWDIIARFAHVEVSGERLPVEFFLDWAKVAEDEAKHYTLLARRLVEMGSYFGAHTVHAGLWESATQTADSLSARIAIIHLVAEARGIDMNPLTLAKLQAAGDVESSKILEIIHADEITHVTTGHRWFTWLCAKQDLDPITTFRSEVEANFRGKIKGPFNAEDRLKAGLTPEFYEDLTGQLGWKEELVKRVEKAAKEAEGDEHLHPRLT, from the exons ATGCCCATCTCAAAGCAATTCGTCAG GATCGCCCCTCTCAAGGCCACTTTTACCCACACACGCTTTCATCTTGCTCTTAGGACAGTCGACCACCCTGTCGTATACCATCGCCTGCTACTTTTCAGAATCAACAAGCCAGATGCTTCATTAGTAGAGGGCGGCGGATACGTCATAGGACAAGTATCAACAGGTCCTTCATCATGGAGAGCGCCCGAACTTTACTGTATGGAAGAGACTTGCCCGCATCTCGGTGCGCCATTGAGTCACGCGGAGATCGAGGACATTGAGGATACACGAGCTATTG TCTGTCCATGGCATCAATATGATTTTG ACTTAAAGGATGGTTCAAGCT CTACTGGTCTTCAAGCTTGCACGTACGAAGTGAAAGTGCAAGGTATAGAAGATGAAGCCGAGGTATGGGTCGAAGCACCTCACACAGAGAGTTCTGAGACAGGCGCCGACCGCCAATGGGAGCTTGTTGAAATGAGAGGCGTCAGCGAAG AGTTTCTGGACCCTCCTATACCCTCTCTCGCCTCTCTCCCCGTGTCAGAACATTGTCCCCCGTCTTCATTACCTCCACATCTCTCTCACACCGCTCTAACTCTGCCAGGTCCTTTACCGACGTCTCTCCTTTCATTCGCCCACCTTATTCTCCGAACTTCCGATCCACAGTTGAAATGTTTGCTCACTCGAGAAGCCGTGACCTGTTTACGTGCAGGTCAGCTCAAGTGCATACGGCCTACCAAGGGTGAGATcaagaaggaaagggagaaTGGAGGTTTGGTAGATGAGCCACCTAGAGAGGTTGAAATCATTGCTGCAGGAAAGACGCCTAGACGAGGAAAGGGTGGGAGCGAGAAATCCCGTATTCTCATGCTTC ACGCTCTCGCCAACATTGAGCAGTATGCGATCGATCTGGCATGGGATATCATTGCGCGCTTCGCGCATGTTGAAGTCAGTGGTGAAAGATTGCCTGTAGAATTTTTCTTGGACTGGGCCAAAGTCGCAGAGGATGAGGCGAAGCATTATACACTATTGGCTAGACGACTAGTA GAGATGGGCTCATACTTTGGTGCTCATACAG TACATGCTGGTCTTTGGGAATCAGCAACCCAAACGGCCGATTCTCTCTCCGCGCGTATAGCGATCATCCATCTCGTGGCTGAAGCTCGAGGAATCGACATGAATCCGCTTACATTAGCCAAACTCCAGGCAGCCGGAGATGTCGAGAGTTCAAAGATACTGGAAATCATTCATGCGGATGAAATTACTC ATGTGACTACAGGCCATCGATGGTTTACTTGGTT GTGTGCAAAGCAAGATTTGGATCCCATCACTACGTTCCGCTCCGAAGTCGAGGCCAACTTCCGGGGGAAAATCAAAGGCCCCTTCAATGCTGAAGATCGTCTCAAAGCT GGCTTGACACCTGAATTCTACGAAGATCTCACGGGACAGCTCggatggaaggaagaatTGGTTAAGAGAGTAGAGAAGGCTGCAAAAGAGGCCGAGGGAGACGAACATCTTCATCCCAGATTGACCTAG